The Deltaproteobacteria bacterium genomic sequence TGGGGCGGATGCATACGATCCCGCCGGAAGCCATCCACACGCAGTCGCCGGACGGCATCTCTCGAGGGCGCCATGCACGCAGGCCACGGGAGGAAGGGGGCCATCTTCACCAAGCCAGTCGAGGGGCCTCTCCTCGCTTCGCTCGTCCTGGCCGCCGTCGTCGGGGCGCTCCGGTTCTTCGTTCCCGCCGACATCGCGATCTCCATCTTGTACGCCGTTCCCCTCGCCGTGGCGGCGTGGAGCCGCAGCCCTCTCTACGTCTGGTTGCTGGGGGGTGGGCTGACGATGGTGAACTTCGCCAGCTACCGGTTCGGGCGAGGCCCGCTCGCCAGCTCAGTCGAGGTCACGCTCGTCAACCGGGTGGGCACCGGCGCGATCATCCTCGTGCTCACCTTCATGGCCAGCTCGCTCTGCACCTACGCCGCCCGCAATGAAGCCCTCCGCAGGCTCGCCGAGGAGAAGGAGCGGGAGGCCACGCGGGCGAACCAGCTCAAGGACGAAATCCTGACGCGCGTGTCCCACGACCTGCGCACCCCGCTCACGGCGCTGCTCGCATGGGTGCACGTCATGCGGCGCAAGGCCCACGCCGACGTCGCCCTGAGCCGGGGTTTCGAGGTCATCGAGCGCAGCGCCCGAGCGGAGGCGAACCTGGTGGACGACCTGGTGGACGTGGCGCGCATCGCCCGCGGCAGGCTCCACGTGAAGAGCGAGCCCCTCGATCTGTCAGGGCTGGTCGCCGATGTGGTCGAGGCCCTGGGACCCGCAGCGTCCAAGCGCGGCATCACCCTGAGCTCACGCGCGGAGAGCGTCGAGGTCCCCATCCTGGGTGACCATGACCGGCTCGAACAGGTGCTGTGGAACCTCCTCATGAACGCCTTCCGTCACACCGAGGAGGGCGGCCGCGTCGACGTGGTGAGCCGGCACATCGGGGAGAGCGCAGAGCTCGAGGTCTGCGACACCGGCGAGGGGATCGAGCCGGAGCTCCTGCCGCACATCCTCGACCCTTTTCAGAGAGACGCTCGGATGGGCGCCGTCGACCACGGCGGCCTGGGGCTCGGACTCACCATCGCCCGGGAGATCGTCCAGCTCCACAACGGCCGCATCCTCGTCTCGAGCGCCGGGAAGGGAATGGGCTCGCAGTTCAAAGTGATCCTCCCGGCGCTCGCTGCGTGAGCCTGCTCTGGAGTGCCGCGGCTCCGCGAGCGCCACATCGACGGTCCCACACTCGCCGTGGCGGCCATGTGGGCCGGTCGGATCGACGAGGACGCGATCGTCACCCATCCGGTGCTGGTGGGAGGCGGCACGCCGTTCTTCACAGCCCTGGCCGCTTGTTCGTCTTGCCCTCATGGCGAACGCCTGTCGCCACCCTAAGGGGACGGCCACGCGTGCACGGCGGCCATGCCGCATCCACGATAGGGGCAGCCCCGAGTTGGATTGCGTGGCGCGGTGAGCGCATGAAGAAGACGCGTACCACCACGGTTCGATTCGAGACGCGCACCACGATAGACCGACCCATCGGCGACGTGTTCGCGCGATTGGCGGAATTGGACGGTTACGGAACGTGGATGCACCGAACGGGCTTGTTCCGCCGGACCGGCAAGACCTCTGACGGTCCTCCAGGTCCGGGAACGCGGTACTTCGACGCCACGAGGATGGGTACTTTTCAGGGTGAGATTATCGAGTACCAGCCGTCGTCGCGGATCGGGTTCCGCGAGACGCTGCGGTGGTTCGGCACGGATGTGATGGAGGCCAGACCCGCGTACCGCCTCGAAGCGGACGGGGACAGGACCATCGTTCATCACGTCGCGGAGGGTAAGCTTTTCGGCGTGATGCGACTGATGAAGCCGTTTGCGGCGCTGTTGGCGAGAAGCGAGCGGTCGCGAACCGTCGAGTCGTTGAGGCGTTCGCTCGAGTCGGGATAGACCTCCATCGCGCGCGGCGATGCGGAGACGTCGCACCTGACGGAATTCACCCTATCGAGCGCAGCCGGAAATCTCGGCGTCGGCGCGAACCGCGCTATCGGGTCGTGAGCGGACGAATCCCGGTCAGTGCGTCTGCGGCCTCGATGGATCCCACCGGCATGGCGTTGAGCACTCCGCGATCGATCACGTGGAGCCACCCTCGACGAAGCAGTAGACGCAGACCTGCGTGGAGCGGTGTCTTCGACGCCCTCCGCGGTCCGCAACCTCCGGAAAACGCGGCCCTGGCGCGCGGGTGCGAGCAGGTCGTACCCAGCTCGGACGACTTGTCACGCAACCGTCCACGGCTTGCCGAGACAATGAAGCTGCTTGACGCAGTCTCTCTCGGGAGTCGGCCATGTCCACCAAGGTCTCCGGTTCGTCGAACGTGCAGCAGCAGATCGCGCAGCTCCAGGCGCAGGAGAAGGAGGCCCTGCAGCAGCTCGACGCCGTGCAGGCCCAGACGGATAAGGTCCTCACCGACGTGGAGAACGCGATCCCCGCGGCCAAGACCCTGGTCGACGGCTTCAAGAAGGTGGTCGACGGCGGCTTCTCGGTGGAGCGCTCGGCCATCGAGGCCAAGCTCGCCGAGCAGCTCAAGGCGCTCAACGGTGACCCGGCCACGACGAGCACGAGCACCACCCCCTCGACGCCGAGCACCACGCCCTCCACGACGCCGGCGCCCTCGACGCCGAGCACCACGCCCTCCACGACGCCTGCGCCCTCGAACAGCACCACCGCCACCGCGCCCCGCACCTATGTGGTCAAGTCGGGCGACACGCTCTCGGGCATCGCTTCCCGGAACGGCGTCACGCTCTCGGCGCTGGAGGCCGCCAACCCGCAGATCAAGAACTTCAACCTCATCTACCCGGGCCAGACCCTCAACCTCCCGGGCGGCTCCAGCTCCACCGGGACCCCGGCCCCTGCCCCCAGCGGCGGGACGACGTCGACCGGCTCGGGGAGCGCGCCCGCCAGCGGCAAGGACGCCTCGGCGGTGGCCCGCCAGTACCTGGGCTGGACCGAGTACAAGCTGGAGCCCAGCGGCCAGCTCGACATGGACACCTGGGTGGCCAAGAACGTCGACTGCGCCAACTTCGTCTCGGGCTGCCTGGAGAAGGCGGGGCTCATCAGCCATGCCCAGCGCAGCGACAACGTGAGCGGCCTGGCCAGCCACCTGCGCGGCGCCGGCTGGCAGGACGTGCCGCTGGCCAACGCCAAGCCCGGCGACGTGGTCTGCTTCGACGGGCCCGAGGGCAACTACCAGCACGTGGAGATCTTCGACCACTGGCAGGGCAGCACGCCGGTGTTCATCGGCTCCAACAACGTGCTCTCCGACGGCACCCAGGAGATCACCTACGACGTGGGCGGCAGGTGGGCCCACGGCTTCCACGTGCTGGCCCCGCCGGCGTAGGGCTCGCCTCCGATCCGGATCAGAGTCCCGCGGATGGGCCGGCGATGGTCGCTGTTCGCCACCACGTGGAAGGGCGCCTATCTGCCTTCGGCGTGATCGGTCGGACAACCCTCGCTGCCCACTGCGTAGTAGTCGGCGCCCTTCATCCGTTCCTCGCGACGCTCCACGGAGATGATGACCCGCATGATCGAGCCGCGAGCGCGCGCGACCACCTCGAGCCGCAGAAGCAGATCCCCATGACGCCGAATACCCGACGTCGAAGGGCCGGGTGAACGGCTTATCCGTTACATCATTGGGAACCACACGCTCACGCCCATGCTGGTTTGCAAATTGAGGGTGAACCTTCGCGAGGTCTCGGGAGACTCGAGCGGACCGGCCATGACGCTCTCGGTGGGCTCCTCGTAGATCGCGCCCCGCAGCTCCAGGGAGAGCGCGAGGAACGGAGTCAAGAAGAGCCGCGTCCCCGCCCCGTACGCAAGATCCACACTGACCGAGTAGTCATAAGTCTGCGTGGGAAAGATCATGGGTACGGGCCGAAGGGAAATCGCGCCGACACCCGCGGAGAGGTAGACGTCCACGGGGGAGCAGCAATGGCCAGCGGCGTCGACCGCGAGCTGATCCGGCCCGCAGGCCGCGGGCGCAGGGATTCCCACACAGGTTCGCGCGTCAGGATCCCAGGATTGCCCGGGCGAGCAACAGTGTCCGACGGCGTCGACGACGACCTGATCGGGCCCGCTGGTCGATTGAGCGTCGGCACGCGAAGTCACCGTGAGCCCGAGCATCACCAGGGCCAGGGAGAGGGGGCTTGCCGCGCGCATCCGGTTGCCTCGAACGTTGAGATCAGCCTGAAACCCATATGTAAACCACTGTCCCTCCATCTCGAGCGGACAGGTATTCATGAGCCACGAGTATTCAATTCGAGAGTATCGGGATCTCGGTTGCCCGGACGTCGCGCTGAGGGAGGCAGCCACGGCCACGGTGTGGGGCGGCCCGACGCCTGTCGAGTGGCAGAACGGAGCAAGGGGTGGCAGCTGGTTCGCCGATGCATGGTCGCTGTCCCATCGCAATGTTCAGGCCAGCTCGGAGGCTTGCGAGGATGCAGACTTGGAGGTGCCCCTCGCAGGTGGTGTGAAATGAACCACCTCGCGAGCGACGACGGCTCGCCTGATTGGCACTTGGGCAAGTTCGGCCCGTCCAGGCTGCGGTGGGCCGCAGGAGCTTTCGCGGGAACCTCAGAGGTGGGTTGCAGTCGGCCGGGGGGCGCGCCCTCGCGGCGCCACCGCGGCTGCAGCTGAAAGGGGTTCGGCGGCCTGTGACGAGGCCTGGCTCACATGCGCAGCTTCGCCAGGTACAGCGCGATGCCCACACCGACCGCAGCCATGACCAGCGCCACGTAGAAGGCCAGGCGCGGCTCGGGGGCCTGGCTCGCCTCGCCGGTGCGCAGGGTGATGAGCAGCCGGCGGTAGCGCAGAGCGGACAGGACGTTCACCGCCACGCCCACCAGGACCAGGCTCAAGCCAATCCATACTGAGTAGGCCGTCCCGCGCTCGGGCAGCTGCACCTGCGGGAGCTGAAGCTGCTCCAACCGGCGCAGGAATAGCCCGAACTTGGCGACCACGAACCCGAAGCCCATGAGCGCGAGCCCGGTTCGGATCCAGGCGAGCATGGTGCGCTCCGCAGCCATCTCGGTGTTGAGGTCGCGAGGCTTGGTGATTGGTTCGGACATCCGTGCTCCCCGGTGCCACCCCAGCACTCTTCACAGATAGCAGATAGAAACGAAATCGAAGACTCATATCTAGGAGTCGTGGCAGACCCAGACGCAAGTCGGCGGCGACCGCACTCTGGGCACATCCTGGCGGACCCGGGTTGCGCAAATGCCCGTTTTCCGAGGCAGCCTACTGTGTACTGACGCTGCAATCCTCGGAGGACGCCCTCCCGCGCACGTGTCCGCTCGAGGTCGGATGACAGTCCAGATCGATGAGCGCGTGGACTTTCCGCTGAGCGTCGATGGAGCCTCGAACATCGAAGCGGGTGCACTCGGTGGCGGAAATGCGGGTGGTGGGCGCGTCATCCTCTGGGGCAAGCGTCACCACTGGCCCGCTGTCGAGGGTGAGGTCCGCCGCGACCATCTGGTTGTCGTCGTCATTGAGGCTGTTGAAATAGAACCTGCTCAGGGTCCAGTTCCCCGACGCATCGCGCTGGACCGTGGCGGTGCACACCTGCGAGGCCGCGTAGCCGTTCACGGGGCCGTGGAAGCCATCGAAGCGGTAGGCGAAGCCGCCGGTCGCGTTGCACGCGGCGAGCGACACGGCGAGGGAAAAGACCGCAAGCCGGGTACCGGGACCTGGGGCTCGCATCATTGCAAAGTGACGCATGCTGGCCTCGAGCTCTTCAATCACCTGAATCGAGGACACAAGCTTCAATTTTCAGTCCGAGCTCGAGCTGGCCAGAAACGCACCGCTCCGGAGCAAATTGATCCAACGCGCCGGTCAGGCTTTCGCTCGAATGAACGATTCGACGCTCGAGCTCCTTGGCATCTCGATTGCTCAATTCTCGCCCGGACCCTGAATCGAATCGAGGCGCCATGCCCTCAGCGAACTTGCGCTCGTGGCTTGTTGGGATGCTCTTCCTGGGGAGCGTCGCCGTTTCCCGGTCTGCGCCGGCCGAGGCAACGCGCTCCATCGAGCTGCCCTCGGTGAGCGAAGCTTCCCTGGACCCGAGTGACGCGAGCCTGGGCGCGAGCGGTTCCGGGTTCGGAGATCGCCGCGACAGCCGGGGCATCGTGGTCTTCAAGAATGGCGCGGTGTTCCTCGGGCAGGTCGTGGAGCTCGTCGAGGACGACCACGTCACGGTGCGCCTGCCGGACGGCCAGGTGGTGAGCTTTCCGTGGGACCTCATCAAGTCGGTGAACGTGCCGCACGAGAGCTCCGAGGCCACCCCGCCCGCTGCCGGGGGCCGGTTGCCCGAGAAGCAGGCGGGCGCGCGCGATGGAGGCTCGCCGCGCGCCCAGAACCAGCCGCCGGGCACAGCCGACGACGACCTCACGGAACCACCCTCGCTGGCGCCACGCCTCGCGAGTGGATTGCAGGCGGGCTATGGCACCCCGCTTGGGCCCGTCGGGCTCGACGTCGACTTCTACCCGTGGAGCTGGCTCGGCCTGGAAGTGGCCGCGGGGCTGCCCGTCCTCGGGGCGCCGCCGTCGTTCTCGGAGGGGCTGATCTTCAATTGGCCGGTGTTCTCCATGAACTTCGAGATGGGGCTTGGGGTCGCCGTTGCCCAGCGCCTCGTTCCCCCCGCGAACGGGAGCGGCGGGCTCCAGGTTATCAACTTCGTCGAGGGGGACTGTTCACACTTTACATATTATGCCACGCGTTCACTGGCGTTCCGCGTGAGCCTGGGGATCACGTTGCCGCTTGGCGACTTCGACATCTGCGACCAGAACCCCAACGCTTGTCCGCATGTCACACCCGTCAGCGGCACGGGAACCATCTTGTGGAACTTCGATCTCGGATCGAATCCGGGTTGAACGATTCAAACGGGTCGGTCCAATCCGGCTTCGAGGATGCCATGACTGCGAAACAATTCGTGACGGAGCGCGGGAATCAGCAAACTCGGATTGCGCAGAGGATCCACGCGAGCAAGGGGCGACAGGGCGCTCCAACCGCCATGAGGCTCCTGCCTCTCACGGTCTTTTCCCTCGGGCTGGCGTGCAGCGGTTGCAGCTGGAGCTCGGTGATTCGGAGCGAGTTCGCGCAGGACCACAGCTGTCCGACGGACCGAGTGGCAGTGACCCTGATCGGCCACCGCCGGATACCGCCGCCACCTGCCGACATCGCCTCGGACCCCGCCCGCGCTGACATGTATTACAAGAAGGAACGGATGAACGGAGACCGTATCCTCGCTGTCGAGGGATGTGGATACCGCGACTTGTACACCTGCGACGTGGACAGCGGCGACACCGATGGCGCCATCTGCGAGAAGGGGACGTGGTGACGGATCGCCAGCCGCATGCAGGGCAGTACCGTCGGGGTTCGGCAGACTGGACTGCCAGGACTTCACCGCGCGCCGTGTGAGCGCGAGGCAGCGGTTCGCTCCGCGCCCCAGTCGACATCCAGCTCGAAGACATCGTCGACGAATGGGCTCAGGGCCGGCCGCGCAGCGGCGTGCCGTAGGGGTCCACGGGGATGCTCGTGCACCGCCCGTGGCCGTCGCCGCCGATCGTGCAGCTGCCATCGGGCGTGTTGGCGCACACCGTTTGGCCGTAACCGTCGACGACGCAGTGGTAGCCGCACGCCGCGCGGCCGTTTCCCCCGACCTTGCACTGGGCCCCTGCCTCCCGAGCGCAGACGCCGTCGCCATAGCCGTCGACCACGCAGCCGAAGCCGCAGACTGCCTTGCCGTGGCCGTCGTTGATGCACTCCGAGGCTGTGGCGGCACTCGAGAGGAGCGCCAGCGAGGTCAGGGTTGTCACCAAGAGGTGTGAAATTCGCATTGCGTGCTCCTCGGTTGGTGAAGGCCTCAGCTCGTCCCCGACGACCCGCCGCCCGAGGTCTCGCCGCTCGAGTCACCTCCGGTGGTGTCGTCGCTGCCGTTCGAGTCGCCGGTGCTCCCCGCATCGGTGCCGAAGCCGTCGCCGCCACCGGAGTCCGTGGCGTCGCTCCCGGTGGTCGGCGAGCAGTCGAAGCCGCAGTCGGGCTCGCCGTCGCCGGTGCCAGAGCCATCACCGGAGGGCGAGGGCGGTGGAGCGACGGCGGAGACGCAGGTGTCGCCTTCGCAGGTCTCGTCGGCCGCGCAGCAGGTGCCCCCGCAGGCCTCCGCCGCGATGCAGCACGTGCGAACGTCGAGATCGGCAGATGTCGAGAGGCAATCCTGGCCGGAGGGACAGTCGCGGCGGGAGCGACACTCGCTGCCGCAGGCACTGAGCTGCGCGGAGGCCAGCACCAGGGCCGCGGCGAAGAAGGTCAGGCCCGGCGCCGAAGCGGCGCCTCGGCGGCTGGCCACCACTGCTCCGGAGAAGGAGCCCATGGACCCTCACGTCGCATGAAGCGGGCCAGCGGGGAACGTGCGGGAAGACCAGCGGTTGCGCGCTCGCCATGCCCCGCCGTGGCCCAATCCGATCCGCTCCGGCTCAGATTGGGCCACGCGGAAATTCGGAACGCCCACATGCAGCCCATGATTCAACTTCCGTTCGAAAGATGGGCTGTGTGCTTCCTGCGCGAGCTCCGAGACGATTCGTACCCGTATCTCCAAACCAGCTGAACGCTGGGCTCGAGTTCGCCGTTCGAGCTTCTGGCGAATCGTTTAAAGAGAAGCCACGGGGCCTTCCGCGTTGTGTGCAGCAGCACGCGTCGCTGCATTCCCGCATGACCCGCAGGTTCAGGCGCGAGTCCCTGTCGTGGGCCGCGCGCGCGACTGTGCGTATCGTCACGCTGCGTGCCCAGCATGGTTCTCGCTTCTGTCGTGCTCGCTGGCTGTAGCGGCGGTCGTGGAACGTCGTCGAGCTCGGGTGCGACCAGCACCGGAACGGGTACGACGGGCGGAACCGGCGGCGCCGGCACGACCGGAACGGGTGGCACGACGAGCGGCGCGAACACCTCCACGGGCGATGGTCCGATGCCATTCACCGATCGAATCCTGTCGCCGTCGGCCAGGCGGGCACGCAGGACAACGACTACGACGACAGCAGCATCTCCACCGGCCTCTCCAGCGGCGTGGGCGCGGTGAACCTCATGGCAAAGGTCGACAAGTGCCTCCGCATCGGAGCCGGCAGTTCCGACGATGGATCGCTGTGCGACGACGACTGGGGGATCATCGGCGCCCACTCCGACGGCGTCGTTCGGTTTCAGCAGCCGCGCGACCGACTCGTTCGACGTCATGTTCACTGACGTGGAGCCGCCCGGCGACGAAGCGGCCTCACCATTCACGGCGTGCTCGACGCGACCATCATGTTCTACCCGGGAGACGGCGGCACCGAGGTGATGCACGCCGTGGTCTGATCGCAGGGGGCGCGCAGCGCGCCGGTATCAACCCGTATTCATGAGCGAAGCGCTTGGCGGGGCCACGATCGCCATCAAGTACAAGAGCGTGAGCAGGTCCTACCAGCCGGGAGTCGCAACGAGAGTCCACTCTCACGGGGCGCGCGTGCCTGCACGAGGCCTCGCGGCTCGGCTGCTCGCGTGTGGAGTTCACCCTGTCTCGGCACCGTGGCGCGCCTAGATTCGCAGCGCAGTGTCGAATCGAGCGAACGCATGAGCGAGCTGGCCGACGATCTTTCACAATACGTCGTCGACGAGAGCGACGAGGAGCCATACCTCTGCTGGAAGGACGGCACGCCCGTCGATACCTGGCGGGAGGGCTACCCCTACCCCGAGCGCATGCGCCGCACCGAATACGAGCCGCTCAAGCGAAGTCTGCAGATCGAGATGCTCAAGCTGCAAAATTGGATCAAGGAGACCGGCGAGCGGCTGCTCGTCGTCTTCGAAGGCAGGGACGCTGCGGGCAAGGGCGGAACCATCAAGCGCTTCATGGAACATTTGAATCCGCGCGGCGCGCGCGCCGTGGCGCTGGAGAAGCCGAACCCGCGCGAGCAGACCGAATGGTACTTCCAGCGCTATGTCCAGCACCTCCCCGCGGCCGGCGAGATCGTGCTCTTCGACCGCTCCTGGTACAACCGCGCGGGCGTCGAGCGGGTGATGGGGTTCTGCACCGAGGAGCAGTACCTCGAGTTCATGCGGCAGGCGCCGCTCTTCGAGCGCCTCCTCGTCGACGACGGCATTCACCTCGTGAAGTTCTGGTTCTCCGTCTCGAAGAATGAGCAGCACACGCGCTTCCTCATCCGTCAGATCGATCCCGTGCGGCACTGGAAGCTCTCGCCCACCGATCTCGCCTCCTTGAACCGATGGGACGACTACACACAAGCCAAGGAGGCGATGTTCTTTTATACCGACAGCGCGCACGCGCCCTGGACGGTGGTGAAGTCCAACGACAAGCGGCGGGCACGGCTCGAGGCCATGCGCCACGTGCTCTCGCAATTCAACTATTCAACCCGGAGCCCGGGAATCATTGGCGCGCCCGATGGACGTCTGATTGGTCCGGCTTCGCGAATCTTCGAGAGCGGGGAGGACCCCGCCCGGCGCTTCCCGGCGCTGCCGGGACTTGATCAACACCTGTGAGCAGCGAACTCGAGCCCTCGTGCGCGACCACCGGGAGTCAAAGCTCATGAGTGCAGGTCTCGACCCCTCTCGACGCGGGCTCACCCCGCGGCCCCATCGCCCTCACAACGCGGTGGAGTAGCCTGGAAACGACAGAACATTCGGGCGCCGCGCGGAACTGATGCTGTACGTCCAGGTCGCCCCGTCCCAGTGATAGAGCGCGCGGTGGTCCGCACGGAAACCTGAAATCCAGATGTCGTCCAATCCGGAGCCCCATACTTTCATGAAGCTGGGGTCGTTCGGTCGATCAAGCTTGGTCCAGCGGCCGTCCTGGAAACGCCGAAGCAGGCCGTGGTCGCCCACCACCCAAACGCTGCGGTCGGGGGCGAGCCAGAGGTCCCTGGCTCCGGAGGTGATGCTGCCGCTCGGCACCCAGTCCGTGCCGTTCCAATACAGCAGCTTCCCGTTGTCCTCCGCGATGGCCCAGGCGGACGTCGGCGAAGCCGCCACGCCCAGGATGACGTCGCAGTCCGTGGGGGCCTGCACCTGACGCCACGACCTGCCGTTGAAGTGCCAGACGTGCCCGTGGCGCCCTCCAACCCAGAGGTCGTTGGCGGAGCTCCCGAAGATCGTGAACGCGGAATCGCCGCCGCCCTCCGGCAGGTTCTCGACCCGCCAGGAGCCGCCGGTCTTGTGGGCCACGGCGGCGACCGAGTCACCTTTCTCGAAGTGTTCGCCAGCGATCCACCCATCGGCGAGAGGTGAGTCGCTGGTGGCGTTGGGGAGCCAGCTGTCGCGAGGCTGGAACGGCGGAGCCCCGGGACAGGGGCCGTCGTGGCAGGGGCGCTTGGGCTGCTGAGCCGTGAGGTCCGTGACCGCGCGCTCCGGCGCGTTGGCGGCCCCGGCGGCGAGGTCGCGGGGCGGGGCATCGTCGCCCGACAGGATCGCCACCCCGATCACGATCAGGACAACCCCGAGCGCTGCAGCTGCAACGGCGAGCG encodes the following:
- a CDS encoding HAMP domain-containing histidine kinase; translated protein: MHAGHGRKGAIFTKPVEGPLLASLVLAAVVGALRFFVPADIAISILYAVPLAVAAWSRSPLYVWLLGGGLTMVNFASYRFGRGPLASSVEVTLVNRVGTGAIILVLTFMASSLCTYAARNEALRRLAEEKEREATRANQLKDEILTRVSHDLRTPLTALLAWVHVMRRKAHADVALSRGFEVIERSARAEANLVDDLVDVARIARGRLHVKSEPLDLSGLVADVVEALGPAASKRGITLSSRAESVEVPILGDHDRLEQVLWNLLMNAFRHTEEGGRVDVVSRHIGESAELEVCDTGEGIEPELLPHILDPFQRDARMGAVDHGGLGLGLTIAREIVQLHNGRILVSSAGKGMGSQFKVILPALAA
- a CDS encoding SRPBCC family protein encodes the protein MKKTRTTTVRFETRTTIDRPIGDVFARLAELDGYGTWMHRTGLFRRTGKTSDGPPGPGTRYFDATRMGTFQGEIIEYQPSSRIGFRETLRWFGTDVMEARPAYRLEADGDRTIVHHVAEGKLFGVMRLMKPFAALLARSERSRTVESLRRSLESG
- a CDS encoding LysM peptidoglycan-binding domain-containing protein, with translation MVKSGDTLSGIASRNGVTLSALEAANPQIKNFNLIYPGQTLNLPGGSSSTGTPAPAPSGGTTSTGSGSAPASGKDASAVARQYLGWTEYKLEPSGQLDMDTWVAKNVDCANFVSGCLEKAGLISHAQRSDNVSGLASHLRGAGWQDVPLANAKPGDVVCFDGPEGNYQHVEIFDHWQGSTPVFIGSNNVLSDGTQEITYDVGGRWAHGFHVLAPPA
- a CDS encoding DUF202 domain-containing protein, translated to MSEPITKPRDLNTEMAAERTMLAWIRTGLALMGFGFVVAKFGLFLRRLEQLQLPQVQLPERGTAYSVWIGLSLVLVGVAVNVLSALRYRRLLITLRTGEASQAPEPRLAFYVALVMAAVGVGIALYLAKLRM
- the ppk2 gene encoding polyphosphate kinase 2, producing MSELADDLSQYVVDESDEEPYLCWKDGTPVDTWREGYPYPERMRRTEYEPLKRSLQIEMLKLQNWIKETGERLLVVFEGRDAAGKGGTIKRFMEHLNPRGARAVALEKPNPREQTEWYFQRYVQHLPAAGEIVLFDRSWYNRAGVERVMGFCTEEQYLEFMRQAPLFERLLVDDGIHLVKFWFSVSKNEQHTRFLIRQIDPVRHWKLSPTDLASLNRWDDYTQAKEAMFFYTDSAHAPWTVVKSNDKRRARLEAMRHVLSQFNYSTRSPGIIGAPDGRLIGPASRIFESGEDPARRFPALPGLDQHL